One window of the Nicotiana tabacum cultivar K326 chromosome 4, ASM71507v2, whole genome shotgun sequence genome contains the following:
- the LOC142179776 gene encoding uncharacterized protein LOC142179776: MTLDSPQITAGSLYANNQHIDCNDPLYVHPSYTPDTSLVPQQLIGTENYSKWRRSMEMSLLVKNKLGFVDGTCTREQYEKNVFQLKQWDRCNTIVQSWIQNSVVKELKKGIVYSSNAQKGNQLPTQGISSVSVYFSNLNDLWDEFESIILEPCDCEKSKAFVEFLRQQKLMKFLMGLNDIYAPQKSQILMIQPTFSLDQAYSMIVQEESQRLSSGYGVQNGIPGSGPMNTESSSFVSANNSNVKFRKNTNMFCNYCKMKGHTREACYKLVGYPQGFKFNKKRRRANDNYTPVAHNVSMMEETKQTGTDGIGMINGMINVAAPIFTPEQYQQILRMLSN; encoded by the exons ATGACGCTTGATTCACCTCAAATTACAGCTGGATCtttatatgcaaacaatcagcaTATCGATTGTAACGATCCGTTGTATGTTCATCCCTCATATACACCGGATACGTCACTTGTTCCTCAACAGTTAATCGGAACtgaaaattactcaaaatggaggCGATCTATGGAGATGTCTCTCCTTGTGAAAAACAAACTTGGATTTGTTGATGGAACTTGCACTAGAGAGCAGTACGAGAAGAATGTCTTCCAATTGAAGCAGTGGGACCGTTGCAATACCATAGTGCAGTCATGGATTCAAAATTCTGTGGTTAAGGAACTCAAGAAAGGAATTGTGTACTCTTCAAATGCGCAAAAG GGAAATCAGTTGCCTACACAAGGGATTTCTAGTGTATCTGTCTATTTCTCTAACCTCAATGATCTCTGGGACGAATTTGAGTCAATAATACTTGAACCATGTGACTGTGAGAAATCTAAGGCATTTGTTGAGTTTCTTCGCCAACAGAAGCTTATGAAGTTTTTAATGGGATTAAATGACATTTATGCACCTCAAAAAAGTCAAATACTAATGATACAACCAACATTTTCACTTGATCAAGCATATTCAATGATAGTTCAGGAAGAAAGTCAAAGGCTGAGTAGTGGATATGGTGTACAAAATGGAATTCCTGGAAGTGGACCTATGAATACTGAGAGCAGCTCTTTTGTATCGGCAAACAATTCAAATGTGAAGTTTAGAAAGAACACAAATATGTTTTGTAATTATTGTAAAATGAAAGGACACACAAGAGAGGCTTGTTATAAGTTGGTAGGGTATCCACAAGGTTTTAAGttcaacaagaaaagaagaagggcTAATGACAACTACACACCTGTAGCACACAATGTGAGTATGATGGAGGAGACTAAACAAACAGGAACTGATGGAATTGGTATGATAAATGGCATGATCAATGTAGCAGCTCCAATCTTCACACCTGAGCAGTACCAACAGATACTCAGAATGTTGAGCAATTAA